Part of the Paenibacillus kyungheensis genome, CGGACGCATGGTACTTGCACATAATGAAATGCTATACCCGGGACATAAGTGGATGATGCGAGTCTTAGAAGGCGTTAGAGAGAAGCCTGAGCGGTTACGTGAACAGATTCAATCATTGATGGCTGAGCCAAAAGAAGCAATGATCGAGCAATTTTATCGTCATATCACCGAATTCCGTAACTGGGGTATAGGAGATATGAAATGGGCTGATTATGTCATTCGGGATAGTGAGTTACACTGGATGCAAGGAAGCTTATCGGTTGCAGAATTATAAGTAGTTACCTAAATGATAAATTAAGCAGTAACAGAACAAAAATGATGAATTGAATAACAACATAACAAAATAAAAGCGTCGTGTCTCTGGCTGAGAACGGCGCTTTTATTTTTGGATGAGCCCAGGTATAACCTTAGCTATTTGGATGCATATTGTTGTTTGATGTAAATCATCATCATACTATATGAATAGAATAGGTTGTAGTACATATAGGCTGCGTCATCAAGTGCAAAACAGGGAAAAGTATTCTCTATATGAACATGTCAGCCTTTCAAGGGAAAGCGGACATGGGATCATTAATTAGAAGCAAGAATAGATGTTTTACCTAATAAATGCTGGAAGCTGATCATACCGTTACCATACAGATTGTCTTTGCCAGTTGCGCCCAAATCAATACTGCCTTGATCCAGTGCCTGACGAATTTGTGTATTTGTACTACCCGGGTAAGCTTCTTTAAGAATAGCAGCCATACCCGTTACAAATGGAGCTGCAACAGATGTACCGCTACGAAGTTCGTATTTACCATTACTAGAAGTACTTACAATATCTACACCTGGTGCTGTCAGTTCAATCTCAGAACCGCTAGAAGAAAAATCAGCACGTTGTAAATTATCATCTATAGCAGCCACAGCGATAACATGACTGGATTTAGCAGGGTATTGAACAGTATCTGTAGCCGCATCAGCTGTACCTTTATTACCAGCTGCTGCAATTAGCAAGATTCCATTTTGATCAGCAGAAGCAAGTACTTGTTCTACAACAGGAGAATCTTCAGGAAAAGCGATAGACATATTTACAATATCCATATGATTTTGAATAGCCCAGTCGATTCCTTTTGCTAGATCTTCGGTAGAACCATTACCTTGACTATCTAGAATTTTAACAGCGTAAATCTGAGCATCAGGTGCTTCGCCTACAAGACCTTTACCGTTAGATTGAGCACCAATAACACCTGCTACAAAAGTTCCGTGTCCGTTATCATCAGCATAAGATTGAGTGTAGCTAACTTCAGATACGCCGCCAGCAATATTCAATTCAGGATGTGCAGAGATACCTGTATCTAAAATAGCTACTTTGACACCTTTACCAGTGTAGTTATCGTTAGAAGCGATCTGAGCATCGACTGTGCCATATCCCCATGAAGCTTGTTCATTGCCTTTAACATTAACCGTTTTGATGTTAGCGCCAAAAGCTTGAGCTGCTGACTTGTAAGTTGTATTTTGTTCGATGCTTGTGATACCTGTTTGAGTAGCAAGAAGATCTTTTTGATCATTTGTCAAATTGACAGCTACCATATTAAGATGGTTAAAGGCATGAATATCATTAGCTTGACCAGCAACATTCTCGATATTTTGTTTGCCCTGAGTATCAGAGTAAGCAACAAGATAACGATGAGTTGTTGAGTCTGTATGATTTAGAGAAGATGTATATAATGAAAATGTTAATGGAATAGCTAGAGTGGCGATCAGCGCCGTTAATTTTAATTTAGTGTTTTTAAAGTTCATTAGTCTTAGGTCTCCCTGCTTATTATTAGGTATTA contains:
- a CDS encoding S8 family peptidase, with the translated sequence MNFKNTKLKLTALIATLAIPLTFSLYTSSLNHTDSTTHRYLVAYSDTQGKQNIENVAGQANDIHAFNHLNMVAVNLTNDQKDLLATQTGITSIEQNTTYKSAAQAFGANIKTVNVKGNEQASWGYGTVDAQIASNDNYTGKGVKVAILDTGISAHPELNIAGGVSEVSYTQSYADDNGHGTFVAGVIGAQSNGKGLVGEAPDAQIYAVKILDSQGNGSTEDLAKGIDWAIQNHMDIVNMSIAFPEDSPVVEQVLASADQNGILLIAAAGNKGTADAATDTVQYPAKSSHVIAVAAIDDNLQRADFSSSGSEIELTAPGVDIVSTSSNGKYELRSGTSVAAPFVTGMAAILKEAYPGSTNTQIRQALDQGSIDLGATGKDNLYGNGMISFQHLLGKTSILASN